The following coding sequences are from one Venturia canescens isolate UGA chromosome 5, ASM1945775v1, whole genome shotgun sequence window:
- the PNUTS gene encoding serine/threonine-protein phosphatase 1 regulatory subunit 10: MPRIDPFQLLKCLSVLLGPTGGIKSKEEVHRLANLMTKFSKKLVSKCIYIQILKTTNTELLSQFMDAGGWSLVHMWLTDGIVAKNWALIQELLELLHLCPVKIERLKSNNCPKLIKGLSKEVSHQGVRLLASRLVEQWLKIVKGEAAPNSVPAQIIGTNNSQNPNSVMQAEHYTIVDGGNNAGEETGETTTTTVKVQDLEPTTNNYTIETNPLPSQPMQLHILNPSAVPTTQTHQQQQVQHITKQSYVVVGNGTSVMPSGPVCKITIRDGNHVLVKVETDAANINNAMNSCHEMNGETENETGPMEQQQNGGNEEEMTVERLDDETYEAASEELSYETKASPNLPKHAESSTKNKETKENASSDSNKSSDKENRDSHKTDDKKSSISSSADKKSSSSSSKSSSSKHGSSSHRSSSSSSHRSSHRSSSSSTRSSSSKSSKDKDRHHSSSSSSRHGSSSSSSTSTTKSKSDRDKEREKEKEKLKKDQADKDKATLEKVQAQALSSKLGKIPKKKAEDEKQSSTGESGLRKSSTDSKDSSKENKDKTEAKKNIVSGNTTILEKKNISISIENRKNSLDSARPKTVKTFNSKFRSTGLEEEVKPPPPRSVAKKATGNIVEKKIIPPKPLTTLKRTSPLRETSTPADKRAKLSLDPPAEPTEEKKGAIKLISPKPKPMVLQESDMFMDALMTASTKSKEPRKRNKRKASISKDSGTADSKKSDHTNSDGHESPSQNPSSPQTAEDRSPIAVKPNFKFYQDTLETDEDKEDKEDLVKKIKEEDAEEMKLDADGNEDYETSVSNLVKTEMAALAVKADAKDSEEDSEESKTLASPEGEETGGDGSNFVKKEDRSLSPQPEIRYVDGLRSVLLLQKRKGPKKNLKWKTDLESIRYFELDETERVNVTKTFTDMKQMEKQNEREAFQMARKLSSEDVMEEKTTWKPLIPIDLQAPLVEPGKDSREKEIQYAREKGILQALYFNRSMIPDSPAEPDEERHHIMTDPKIIPLEDLTGNKDSEKDFTGVPWPEPKPTLPPPAPVMQAPGYHFPPGYPHSQPPMMPPMGPPGPMGPMPPMPPGPMMGPMNHMGPPDMSGGPMAGPMSSGGGGGGGGGGGGGGGWRTGDGKVVVPDVGMNPMQQPMPNMPGGFPPGMDGPMGPPGMMGPPMFNQPEGYGMMGPDDMGYGNFQGPPGPPGMYGPPGPNFPGGPPRGGGPMHGNRGRGSGPGWFRGGGPGGGPMGPRMGGGGWRGGWRGNGKQPPICRQFTKNGFCRVGDKCQYLHPGVNCPPF, translated from the exons ATG CCGCGAATAGATCCGTTTCAACTGCTCAAATGTCTGAGCGTTTTGCTGGGACCTACGGGCGGGATAAAGAGCAAAGAAGAGGTGCATCGTTTGGCCAATTTAATGACCAAGTTCTCCAAGAAGCTCGTCTCAAAATGCATCTACATACAAATTCTCAAGACAACGAACACCGAACTTCTGAGCCA ATTCATGGACGCAGGAGGTTGGAGTCTCGTTCACATGTGGCTAACGGACGGTATAGTAGCGAAAAATTGGGCCCTGATACAAGAATTATTGGAACTGTTGCATCTGTGCCCGGTGAAGATCGAGCGATTGAAAAGCAACAATTGTCCAAAGTTGATAAAGGGTTTATCGAAGGAAGTGTCGCACCAGGGTGTCAGATTATTAGCGAGTCGCTTGGTCGAGCAATGGTTGAAGATTGTCAAGGGGGAGGCGGCGCCGAATTCGGTACCGGCGCAAATAATAGGAACGAACAATTCGCAGAACCCGAATTCTGTGATGCAGGCAGAACATTATACGATAGTAGACGGAGGGAACAACGCGGGGGAGGAAACGGgcgagacgacgacgacgacggtcAAGGTGCAAGATCTTGAGCCAACGACGAACAACTATACGATAGAAAcgaacccgttgccttcgcagCCGATGCAACTGCACATTTTGAATCCGTCGGCTGTACCGACGACACAGACGCACCAACAGCAGCAAGTCCAGCACATCACGAAGCAATCTTACGTTGTAGTGGGCAACGGAACTTCCGTAATGCCCTCCGGTCCTGTTTGCAAAATAACGATTCGCGACGGCAATCATGTGCTCGTTAAGGTCGAGACCGACGCGGCGAATATAAACAACGCGATGAATTCGTGTCACGAGATGAACGGAGAAACGGAGAATGAGACGGGGCCGATGGAGCAGCAGCAAAATGGTGGGAACGAGGAGGAAATGACGGTCGAGCGACTGGACGACGAGACGTACGAAGCCGCGTCCGAGGAATTGTCCTATGAAACCAAAGCATCGCCGAATTTACCGAAACACGCTGAGTCGAgcacgaaaaataaagagaCGAAGGAAAACGCTAGCAGCGATTCAAACAAATCGAGCGACAAAGAAAATCGTGATTCTCATAAGACTGACGATAAAAAATCGAGCATTAGCAGTAGTGCAGATAAAAAGAGCAGCAGCTCAAGCTCAAAGAGCAGCTCGTCGAAACACGGCTCGAGCTCTCATCGTTCAAGCTCTTCGAGCTCTCACCGTTCGTCACATCGCTCTAGTTCCAGCAGCACGAGAAGTTCGAGCTCTAAGTCTTCCAAGGACAAGGACAGACATCATTCCTCGTCGTCGAGCAGCAGACACGGCtcttcctcgtcgtcgtcgacgtcgaCCACTAAGAGCAAATCCGATCGGGACAAGGAacgcgagaaagaaaaagaaaagttgaaaaaagatcAAGCCGACAAGGACAAAGCTACTCTCGAGAAAGTTCAGGCTCAAGCTTTGAGCTCGAAATTGGGTAAAATACCGAAGAAAAAAGCCGAGGACGAGAAACAGAGCTCGACCGGTGAATCCGGGCTGAGAAAATCGTCGACCGATTCGAAGGACAGCTCCAAAGAAAACAAAGACAAAACCGAGGCGAAGAAGAACATCGTCAGCGGAAATACAACCATtttggagaagaaaaatatttctatttctatagaaaatcgaaaaaattcactcgaCTCCGCGCGACCTAAAACCGTTAAAACTTTCAACTCCAAGTTTAGATCCACAGGTCTCGAGGAAGAGGTCAAACCTCCACCGCCCCGATcagtagcaaaaaaagcaaccGGAAATatcgtcgagaaaaaaattattccgccCAAACCGTTGACCACGCTCAAAAGAACTTCACCGCTACGCGAAACTTCTACCCCCGCTGACAAAAGAGCTAAACTGTCGCTCGATCCACCCGCTGAACCCaccgaggagaaaaaaggcgcTATCAAACTCATATCACCAAAACCTAAAC CAATGGTTTTGCAAGAAAGCGACATGTTTATGGACGCGTTGATGACGGCGTCAACGAAGAGCAAAGAGCCGAGAAAACGGAATAAGAGAAAAGCTTCGATATCGAAGGACAGTGGGACCGCCGACTCGAAGAAATCGGATCATACGAATTCTGACGGTCACGAGTCTCCATCCCAGAATCCGTCTTCGCCACAGACAGCCGAAGACAGATCACCAATTGCGGTGAAGCCTAATTTCaaa ttttatCAGGATACTCTTGAAACAGACGAGGACAAAGAAGACAAGGAAGATCTTGTAAAAAAGATCAAAGAAGAAGACGCCGAGGAGATGAAGTTGGACGCTGATGGGAATGAGGATTATGAAACGAGCGTTTCTAATCTGGTTAAAACGGAAATGGCAGCGTTAGCTGTCAAAGCTGATGCGAAAGACTCGGAAGAAGATTCGGAGGAATCAAAAACGTTGGCGTCCCCAGAGGGCGAAGAAACGGGCGGGGATGGTAgcaatttcgttaaaaaagaAGACAGGAGTCTGAGCCCGCAACCAGAAATTCGGTACGTCGACGGTTTGCGAAGCGTTTTGTTGTTACAAAAGCGCAAAGGTCCCAAAAAGAATCTCAAGTGGAAGACGGATTTAGAATCGATCCGTTACTTCGAGTTGGACGAAACCGAACGAGTCAACGTTACCAAAACATTTACGGATATGAAACagatggaaaaacaaaacgaacgcGAGGCTTTCCAAATGGCGAGAAAGCTCAGCTCGGAGGATGTtatggaggaaaaaacaacGTGGAAACCTTTGATTCCAATCGACCTACAAGCTCCTCTGGTTGAGCCTGGAAAAGACagcagagaaaaagaaattcagtatgctcgagaaaaaggaattctCCAAGCTCTTTACTTCAACCGAAGCAT GATCCCTGATTCGCCGGCTGAACCGGACGAAGAGCGTCACCACATAATGACCGACCCGAAGATAATACCGTTGGAAGATTTGACGGGAAACAAAGACAGCGAGAAGGATTTCACGGGAGTGCCATGGCCGGAGCCAAAACCAACGTTGCCGCCCCCCGCGCCGGTAATGCAGGCGCCTGGTTATCATTTCCCACCGGGTTATCCGCACAGTCAGCCGCCGATGATGCCCCCGATGGGACCACCGGGGCCGATGGGACCGATGCCTCCGATGCCGCCGGGGCCGATGATGGGTCCCATGAATCACATGGGACCGCCGGATATGAGCGGTGGACCGATGGCAGGGCCGATGAGCAGCGGAGGTGGAGGCGGAGGCGGTGGGGGCGGGGGTGGAGGCGGTGGATGGAGAACAGGAGACGGAAAAGTAGTTGTTCCCGATGTTGGAATGAATCCTATGCAGCAACCGATGCCAAACATGCCGGGAGGTTTTCCTCCAGGAATGGATGGTCCGATGGGCCCGCCAGGCATGATGGGACCACCGATGTTCAATCAACCGGAAGGATACGGGATGATGGGCCCGGATGATATGGGTTACGGTAATTTTCAAGGGCCACCTGGTCCCCCGGGGATGTACGGTCCCCCGGGGCCAAACTTCCCAGGAGGGCCACCGAGAGGCGGGGGCCCGATGCACGGAAACAGAGGTCGAGGCTCGGGTCCCGGCTGGTTCAGGGGCGGCGGCCCCGGTGGTGGACCCATGGGCCCTCGCATGGGCGGTGGCGGCTGGAGAGGCGGATGGCGAGGAAACGGTAAACAACCACCGATCTGTCGGCAATTCACGAAAAATGGCTTTTGCCGCGTCGGAGATAAATGCCAGTACCTTCATCCGGGTGTAAATTGCCCGCCGTTTTGA